In a genomic window of Glycine max cultivar Williams 82 chromosome 13, Glycine_max_v4.0, whole genome shotgun sequence:
- the LOC100777100 gene encoding uncharacterized protein, which produces MQAPQASSLTDEEAPEISHQAVPQRNKEVSDGGPGGRRPDISLQVPPRPTGFGSTSGVRVLDHSQSFGKGISSSRGFLRALSFKRKGNVADGERSSLLNSDPKTAADSPNMASISEIAWKRCTSLPVTPASNLSPSVSTPISARAYNEQTKPHKDVDCSKVSRSLSVPGRNVVIVRSVSFSTRSEQEQQESNDDQITPVPVEVTADEEIPEEEAVCRICFDVCDERNTFKMECSCKGDLRLVHEECLVKWFSTKGDKKCDVCRLEVQNLPVTLLRVTSSVQRENRQLQGQQNLHPESISAWQDFVVLVLISTICYFFFLEQLLLPELKTQAIIIASPFAFTLGLLASIFAVILPIKEYIWTYAALEFALVALTVHLFYTMLHLTAIYAILLSSVLGFGVAMGINYAYIQFVTWRLQVSHVDNPV; this is translated from the exons ATGCAAGCGCCACAAGCATCATCACTCACTGATGAAGAAGCTCCTGAAATTTCCCATCAG GCTGTCCCCCAGCGAAACAAAGAAGTTTCAGACGGTGGACCAGGTGGTAGGCGCCCTGATATTTCACTTCAAGTTCCCCCTAGACCTACAGGGTTTGGCAGCACTAGTGGTGTAAGGGTTCTGGATCATTCTCAAAGTTTCGGTAAAGGGATTTCATCATCAAGAGGCTTCTTGCGGGCCTTGAGCttcaaaagaaaaggaaatgtaGCAGATGGCGAAAGAAGTTCCCTCCTTAATTCAGACCCCAAGACAGCTGCAGACAGTCCTAATATGGCCTCCATATCTGAAATTGCATGGAAAAGATGTACTTCTCTTCCTGTTACACCTGCATCAAATCTGTCTCCTTCAGTTTCTACGCCCATTTCTGCAAGGGCATATAATGAACAGACTAAGCCTCAT AAAGATGTTGATTGTTCTAAGGTTTCAAGGTCCCTTTCTGTACCCGGGCGAAATGTTGTTATTGTAAGATCTGTCTCTTTTTCTACCCGTAGCGAACAGGAGCAACAAGAGTCAAATGATG ATCAAATAACTCCTGTGCCAGTAGAAGTTACTGCCGATGAAGAAATTCCTGAAGAGGAAGCAGTGTGCAGGATATGTTTTGATGTATGTGATGAAAGGAATACCTTTAAAATGGAATGCAGTTGCAAAGGTGACCTGAGATTGGTGCATGAAGAATGTTTAGTTAAATGGTTTAGCACAAAAGGAGATAAGAAATGTGATGTATGTAGGCTAGAGGTTCAGAATTTACCTGTAACTTTGCTTCGTGTGACTAGCTCTGTTCAAAGAGAAAACAGACAGCTGCAAGGTCAGCAGAACCTACATCCAGAGTCAATAAG CGCTTGGCAAGACTTTGTGGTGCTTGTCCTGATCAGCACAATATGCTACTTTTTCTTCCTTGAACAGCTACTG CTTCCTGAATTGAAGACTCAAGCGATTATTATAGCATCACCATTTGCCTTTACGTTGGGCCTCCTAGCTTCCATTTTTGCAGTTATCCTAC CAATTAAAGAGTATATATGGACATATGCTGCTCTTGAGTTTGCCCTTGTGGCTTTAACCGTGCATCTATTTTATACTATG TTGCATTTGACGGCCATATATGCCATACTACTTTCATCAGTTTTGGGTTTTGGAGTTGCTATGGGCATCAACTATGCGTATATCCAGTTTGTTACTTGGAGGCTTCAGGTTTCTCATGTTGATAACCCAGTATGA
- the LOC100777612 gene encoding uncharacterized protein: MAEMDVESLFNYAVKGQWREALDAYNKNPGALEAKITKVEDTVLHVAVHVGQTCFVKSVLDNIDKEVSLNILCMQNSKGNTPLHLSAQLGNVELCHNMAQRDPKLVCFRNVEGETPLFLAAVHGKREAFFCLHENQQRRRDDEEDGSLLVRKSNGDTILHSTIASEYFGLALQIIELYPNLVNSVNQDGLSPLQILAAKPNCFKSSTRMELLQSIIYKCSIVDEIEETYDIRCNEADTTHHYPMNYETCATFLSLLKSTSIGKDDNAASNDEENNVSRKSEEEQAKKLEKKRYLFPPNWGATIRFLTHMMKILLIICGFGASWIGKIQRKKVKHILAKQVMNELIQRTCSSSLYKHDHTGTSNINSSTSSNNQSKEKGGFQKIRRTDSPILIAAKMGVAEMVEKILETDPVAIHDVDADNKNVVLLAIENRQPHVYSLLNERSMIKETAFRQVDNQGNSALHLAATYRSYKPWRVPGAALQMQWEYKWYKLVKNSMPPNFYERYNENGQTAKQVFISTHERLTKEGGKWLSKTSESCSLVAALVATVAFTTSTAVPGGPNQNTGYPLFQGRLAFNIFAVASLVALCSSVTALVLFLSILTSRFQEKDFAMDLPRKLLLGLTTLFTSIASVLVSFCAGHFFIVEDELKFAVYPIYVATCLPVSFFAFVQLPLYFDLSLAMIRKVPQRSYKSHHH, from the exons ATGGCTGAGATGGACGTTGAAAGTTTGTTTAACTATGCGGTGAAGGGGCAGTGGAGAGAGGCATTAGATGCCTACAACAAAAACCCGGGAGCATTGGAAGCTAAGATCACAAAAGTGGAAGACACAGTGCTACACGTTGCTGTGCATGTAGGCCAAACTTGCTTTGTGAAGAGTGTGTTAGATAACATCGACAAAGAGGTGTCTCTCAACATCTTATGCATGCAAAACTCAAAGGGTAACACTCCCTTGCACCTTTCAGCACAGCTCGGGAACGTGGAATTGTGCCACAACATGGCCCAAAGGGACCCCAAACTCGTTTGTTTTCGCAACGTTGAAGGTGAGACCCCTCTTTTCTTGGCAGCTGTTCATGGCAAGAGAGAGGCTTTCTTTTGTCTCCATGAAAACCAACAAAGAAGACGTGATGATGAGGAGGATGGCTCGTTGTTGGTTAGGAAAAGCAACGGGGATACCATTCTTCATTCTACCATCGCTAGTGAATACTTTG GTTTGGCGCTTCAAATAATAGAGTTGTACCCAAACCTTGTGAATTCTGTAAACCAGGACGGGTTATCACCTCTGCAGATTCTTGCAGCGAAGCCTAATTGTTTCAAAAGCAGCACGCGGATGGAGTTACTTCAGAGTATTATTTACAAGT GTTCGATTGTTGATGAGATTGAGGAAACATATGATATACGTTGTAATGAAGCAGACACAACTCATCACTACCCTATGAACTATGAAACATGCGCCACCTTCTTATCATTGTTGAAGAGTACTT CAATTGGAAAAGATGACAACGCTGCAAGCAATGATGAAGAGAATAATGTCTCCCGAAAATCTG AGGAAGAACAAGCAAAGAAATTGGAAAAGAAACGCTACCTGTTCCCTCCCAATTGGGGAGCAACGATCCGATTCCTAACCCATATGATGAAGATCTTGCTAATCATTTGCGGTTTTG GAGCATCTTGGATAGGGAAAATCCAACGAAAGAAGGTGAAACACATTCTAGCCAAGCAAGTGATGAATGAACTAATTCAGCGAACTTGTTCTTCTTCCCTGTACAAGCATGACCACACTGGAACAAGTAACATAAATAGTAGTACTAGTAGTAATAATCAAAGTAAGGAGAAAGGAGGTTttcagaaaataagaagaacaGATTCACCTATTTTGATTGCAGCAAAGATGGGAGTGGCAGAGATGGTTGAGAAGATTCTTGAGACAGACCCAGTGGCAATCCATGACGTGGACGCTGATAACAAGAATGTTGTTCTTCTGGCCATAGAGAACAGGCAACCTCATGTTTACAGCTTGTTGAATGAGAGGAGCATGATTAAAGAGACTGCATTTCGTCAAGTGGATAACCAAGGGAACAGTGCTTTGCATCTTGCTGCCACCTATAGGAGTTATAAGCCATGGCGTGTCCCTGGTGCTGCATTGCAAATGCAGTGGGAATACAAGTGGTATAAG ctAGTTAAGAACTCCATGCCACCAAATTTCTATGAACGTTACAACGAGAACGGGCAAACAGCGAAGCAGGTATTCATAAGTACACACGAGAGACTCACAAAGGAAGGTGGTAAATGGCTGTCCAAAACCTCAGAATCATGCTCGTTGGTAGCAGCACTTGTTGCAACCGTTGCATTCACAACCTCAACAGCTGTACCAGGCGGTCCGAATCAAAACACAGGTTATCCATTGTTTCAAGGAAGACTGGCTTTCAACATCTTCGCCGTAGCATCACTTGTTGCACTTTGTTCCTCTGTCACTGCCCTTGTTTTGTTCCTCTCAATACTCACATCTCGGTTCCAAGAAAAGGATTTCGCTATGGACTTGCCGAGAAAGCTTCTTCTGGGATTGACCACACTCTTCACATCTATAGCATCTGTCTTGGTCTCATTCTGTGCAGGACATTTCTTCATCGTTGAAGACGAGCTGAAGTTTGCAGTTTATCCCATATATGTTGCTACGTGTTTGCCTGTGtcattttttgcatttgttCAACTTCCTCTCTACTTTGATCTGTCCTTGGCTATGATAAGGAAGGTTCCTCAGCGCAGCTATAAATCACATCATCATTAG